One Sphingomonas endolithica genomic window, CCGTTGGCGAGCCCAAGCACCTGCGCGCCGCTATCGAGTGCGGCCTGCACATATGGTGTGAAATCGTCCGCCTCGTGCGGGTTCAGGACCGAGCCGACCACTGTACCCCCGGCACCCATCACCGCCGCGCGGCCATGCGCCTCCAGTTCGCGCCCGAACGGATAATCGGCGGTGATATAGAACCAGCGCTTGTCGCCCTGACGGGTCAGCACCAGCCCCGGCACGGTCGCGAGCGCCACCGTGTCATAGGCGTACTGAATGATTCCCGGCGCCGAGCGCTCGCGCGTCTGTACCGAGGTTCCCGCACCAACGATCAGGATCGGCTTGCCGACCTCGGCCGCGACGCTGGTCAGCGCCAGGCTGGTATCGGAGTTGACGCCGCTGATCACGACATCCACGCCCTCCTGGCCATACCAGCGCTGCGCGATCGAGGCGGCTTCCGTCACGTCGTTGCGATGGTCGCCGAGCAGCAGCTCGACCGGCCGCTCCGCGACACTACCGCCAAGGTCGGCGATCGCCATACGGATCGCTTCTGCCCCGCCTGGCCCATCGACGCTTTGATAGGGGCCGCTCAGATCGGTGCAGAAGCCGATGCGGATCGGATTGCTCATTGTCTGTTTCCTTCTTGTCTGTGCCGCTCCGGGGAGAGTGGTCGCCGCAACCAGCGCCGCAGCGCCGGCCATCACCTGTCGTCTGTTCATGCGTCTGGCCCCACGTTGTCCGGTGCGGCCTCGGGCCAAGGCGGCAGGGCTGTGCCCGCCAGCGCGGCATCGTAGGTCGGCAGGTCGAGAAACGCGGTCGCCTCGACAACCTTGCCGTCCCCCAGCGTGAAGAACCACGCGTAGCTGTTGCGATAAGTCTGGCCGTCCTTCATCGGCGCGGCCCCATCCCAGCGCACCCCCACCGTGTCGCCATCTGCAATCAGATCACGAATGGTCGGCACCATCGGCCCGGCAAAGCTCGCGGCGATCGGGTTGAATGCGCCCTTGAGGAATGCCGCGCGACCGTTGAAGGTCTGGGCCGAGGGTCCGGACCCCGCGATCGTCCAGCGGACGTTATCGGCCAGGATGTCGAACACACCCGTGCCGGTTGCCGCCCACGTCCTGAAGGCGTGACGGACAAGCTCCTTGTTGCTGGTCTGCAGGGTCATCATGCCTCCTTCGCATTTGTCGACGTGACTGCTGGAAGGCAGATGGATCGGCGACGGCCGTGCGACAATCCCTCAACTAATGTATGGGTCGGTAAGCATCGCTAACCAGTATGATGGCTACTGTTTGGACGTAAGGTTGTTTAGCATGGCTCGCCCTCTACCTATGGAACGAGATGGACAAACCACGCGAGCGGTTCAGGCCGCTACGCCTCCATCAGATCGGTCGGGATGCTTAGCGTACGTTTTCGAGCATCCTCTCACCGGTCCCGCGCGAACGGATCGACGCTAAGGGCGCCGTCGCGCCGCCGCAGGGATCGGTCCTGACGCAGCTCAACCAGGAATACTACCCGGCCGGGCTCGCCGGCGCCGTCCGTTATGCAGCACGCGTGTCGAAGAAACCCATCCTGGTGACCGAGAACGGCATAGGGATCGAGGACGGCGCGACAGCAAGCATTCCCTCCAGCGTGCACCATAAAGCAGACAGCAGCGCCGACCCATCAATGGTGGGAACATACCTGGGCTCGCGGCGGGATCGGTGCTTCCGTTGCCCCCAATCAATGAGGCGCCACGCCAGGAGTGTCACTTCAAGACCGACGAATACGCTATAGATCGCGCCCCCGCTTCGCAGAAGCGCTACGGCCGTTACAGTGAGTGCACAGATTGCCCCCATGAGCGTCGCCAACGGCGCACCGAGCAGTTGGCCAAGCAGGAAGGTCCGCCCAGCCTTGCTCACCTCGCCCGAAGGCTCGAAGAGCCACCGGCATGCGGTGCCTCCGCGTCCGAGCTTCGCGGGAGAGAAAGTGTTCATTCCCTGGGAGATATCCTCAAACTCATCTTCGCCCTCGCTTGCCGTACATACGTTAAGCAGATGCCCTAGGGCAGCGTCGGTGATTGGGGCGTCACGCGGTCGGGAAAACGGCTTTGCGTCGTCGGCCATGCTCTGACACCACTAGTCAGGGTGACACCGACCTGCTGATCCTTACCCTCTCGGTTGAACCCGCAGGAAGGACCCTTTGCAATCTCGAGGTAGAACTGCGTGCGGTTCGCGGCGAGATTGGCGCGGCACTCGTTGAAGACCCACATGGCGTACCCCGTCGGGGTTCGCGTCCGTCTTGACCATGAGCGGCGTCACGGCGCCGATCAGCACGAGCTTCGCCACACGTCCCCGAGACGCGCGTGCCACTTAGCGTGCTGTCTCGCCGCCGGTGGAGTGCCCGACGTGGACCGCGCTCTTGAGGTCCAGCGCATCGGTCAGCGAAAGCAGATCGGCGACATAGGTGTCCACGTCGGTACCCTCCTCCGTCTGGGTCGAGCGTCCATGGCCGCGCCGATCGTGCGCGATCACGCGGTAATCCTTGCCCAGGAAGTAGAGCAGCTGCGCGTCCCATTCGTCCGACGAGAGAGGCCAGCCGTGCGAGAAAACGATTGGCGTGGCTGCACCGTCACACAGATCCTTGTAAAGATTTGGATGCCGTCTGCGGCGGTGCGGATGGCCATGGCGGGTCCCTTCGTGAATAATCGGGAGAAGGCGAGGCAGTCGCGGCCTAACATCCGTAACACCGCCCTGAAGCGGTGGCGTAGAGAGTCATGGCGTTGCCTGATTATTAATGTCGCCTTTCAGAACGAATGCCGTGTGGATCCGGTGCAAAACCCTGCTTGCTGATTTCGCAAGGGGCCATACCACTTTCGGACGAATATGGAGTGTTTCGAGTCTTGTGTTCACTGCTAACATAACGGGCAGAACCGCGGTCAAGGAAGCCCGAGGCGCAGGAGGTCGAGCGGAAGCGCAGTGGCGTTATCTACGATGCAGCCGTTGCGTCGTGGAGGCCGTCCAGCCGGTGTCGAAGCGCGTCGTCCGGCCGGCCCGTCGGGGTGTGGAGCGGAAACGACACTCCGGACGCCGATGACCTTTCGAAAAAGGACATAACGATGAGAATATACGGTACCTTGATAGCCGCGCTCGGATTAGCGCTTACGGCGGTGGCCAGCACCGCCGCGCCTGTGCGCGAAGCAGCGAGCGCAGAGGTCAAGCTGGATCATGGCTCCATCGTCGCCAATGGCATCCGGCTTCACTACGTCACGGCGGGACAGGGCGATCCGGTCCTCCTCATCCCGGGCTGGCCCGAAAGCTGGTCGGCATGGCGCTCAATGATCCCTCTTTTCGTCAAGGCGGGGCGAAAGGTATATGCGATCGACCCACGTGGATTCGGGGATAGTGACAAACCCGCCACCGGGTATGATCTCGAAACCAGCGCTGCCGACATCCATGCGTTCATTGCGGCGGCCGGCCTCGCGCGGCCCGGCGGCGTAGACATTGTCAGCCACGATGTCGGAACCTGGATCGCCTATACACATG contains:
- a CDS encoding ABC transporter substrate-binding protein → MSNPIRIGFCTDLSGPYQSVDGPGGAEAIRMAIADLGGSVAERPVELLLGDHRNDVTEAASIAQRWYGQEGVDVVISGVNSDTSLALTSVAAEVGKPILIVGAGTSVQTRERSAPGIIQYAYDTVALATVPGLVLTRQGDKRWFYITADYPFGRELEAHGRAAVMGAGGTVVGSVLNPHEADDFTPYVQAALDSGAQVLGLANGHAELIKAMAAMRRMGVRDRMKLVGLLTFVGDIHEMGLEEAQGLYLADSWFWTRDAESRAWAKRFHASQKVIPSSLQAADYSAATQYLRAVGTTGTTDAGAVMGHLRGATLNDMYVKNGRIRSDGTMLHDMHLLRVKTPAQSTGPWDVYDHVATVPGAEAFPSGK
- a CDS encoding nuclear transport factor 2 family protein, giving the protein MTLQTSNKELVRHAFRTWAATGTGVFDILADNVRWTIAGSGPSAQTFNGRAAFLKGAFNPIAASFAGPMVPTIRDLIADGDTVGVRWDGAAPMKDGQTYRNSYAWFFTLGDGKVVEATAFLDLPTYDAALAGTALPPWPEAAPDNVGPDA
- a CDS encoding alpha/beta hydrolase, with the translated sequence MPRLLPIIHEGTRHGHPHRRRRHPNLYKDLCDGAATPIVFSHGWPLSSDEWDAQLLYFLGKDYRVIAHDRRGHGRSTQTEEGTDVDTYVADLLSLTDALDLKSAVHVGHSTGGETAR